AGAGCAGCATTGCGGGCGACGCGGCCATGGCATCACTCACCATGATGGCTTCCTTCCTCGGCGGCACCATCAGCATTCCTGGCCGCCCCTCTATCAGACGTCGCACCGGGCAGGGCCTTGCCGTGGCCCAGGCGGCCGCCAAAAATCGAGACGTGGCCCAGCCCAACCCCGAAGCTCGCGGCGACGGCGAGCGCGAGGGTCGGCGCGCCGTGATGCTCGCGGCTGCCGCGGCCGCGGCGTGCGCCATCGGCCAGGGGATCGCGAACGCCGAGGAGGAGCCCAAGCCGGGGACGCCGGAGGCGAAGAAGAAGTACGCGCCGATCTGCGTGACCATGCCGACGGCGAAGATCTGCCGCAAGTGAGGCTCCTCCATCCGTTTCCCCCTGCCCCGGGAGGTCACTCCCAATCTAGCTGAGTCGGGCCTTGCGCTATCATGTAGTCCTCCTCCGCTTGGTTTAGTTTGGCGTGTGCCAATCTGTAACTATGCGTGACTCTATATCCATGTTAGCTTTGGCAAGACACCCTTCGTCATCGTCAGCTTATGAGCTGCAGCACTCGCCAATGGATTGAAGGCGACTCGGGTCTTTGCGCTTACCAGAGTCGCCTTCGATCTCGTCTTCCGTATGCCTTCTTCTTAGCTTCGTAAAGACGGCAAATTTTGATGCTTCAATTCTTCTTTCTTCATTAAATGATACAGAAATTATGCACAGTCAAACATCTGGAGAAGTGCTTAATGTCAAAGTAAAAAATAGATCCAAGGAAATCTTTGCAAAGATATTGATGTGTGGGTGTCTCGGTTCCTCTTCACACTAACCTCGTTATGGATGGACTGCCACCTGCTCTGCTCCCCTCACATACACTGAACTATCTCTGCCGATGGAGGGGGCTAAGTACAAACACATCGACAAAACCCATGCAGATGGCAGAGAACCGAAGCTTCGCAGAAGCTCTACTCTCTGCGCTCCGCAGCAGCGTTAACTGCGGCCCAACCACACGTTAATCAGACCTTCCAACACTTACCCGTACATTGTCTGCCATCTGTACCctcgcccttcttcttcttcttcccagtaTTTAAGAGGTCTTCTCCTTCCCTACTCATCCAAGAAATGATGGATGATAGATACTCTGACGGCATGGGCGGGGAATGGCTAAGCTTTTAGTACTTCTTGCCatctatttaataaaattttattcgaATTATTCCTTATCttgttttaattaaataataaaacaaGACAGATTAAAATTATGCGAAAATTTAATATCAAGATTGAAACAAGTATCGTAGATCAAAGATAAAAATTGTATATCTTTGAACATGATAATCAACATGATATTTCGAATGTCGCAAAGTAACATATTGTAACAATCTATAAATACGTTAATGATATGATTAGGCCCATCACGTTAATCtatacaagaaaataaaaaattaaatatgaaaaaaaataagaatagaggttaggataagtaattaggagttTCTCCCATCtcctaataaattatcataaataaatttttttattgatcgataatctCAAAATTCAATTAAGATCTCAATATATTTTAACCAATTAATCAACATAAAGTGTTATAACTACTGCTAATGGATCGGAGTCGACGGCCTGAGGAGAGAGACAAGGATGGGGATGGAGCTCGATGGAGTTTCGTGTGTTGAAGGTAAGGCTGAGCCTTCAACTGATGGAGCAGCCGAAGAGAGCATTAGGGGATGCTATAGCATTGTTGCTGTTCATCGGACATTGATGTGTCAGGCGCCATTGCTAACGAAGTgagttctgttttttttttttgggtcttaaatagttttttattcatcaccatataaatattttaaatgatcACAATACCAAGATATGCAATACCGtatcataccggtgtttcgaggttgattCGATATGATACGATATCGGTGtaccaaataattttatatattttctttatactGTAGCacggtagcactgctacagtatagcactgtagcatacagtactgtagcactatagtacTACTATAATGTAATATTGTAGCACTGTAATAATATCGGATGGTCCGCATACCAATAtgtcgtcggaccggtatgtactgcctGTACCAGGCAGTATCATTCGGTACTacatatcatgcacaatatatcaCTATTATATTAACATTTGAGGTATAAATTTATTGAGTGATATATTAAACCATCAATATTTACTAAATCATAAGATTCGTATCTAACATCTTGTGATGATTTATCAATATTCTTATAGACTTATATtttcttatgatttttttaaacctCTTTTGAAAATCATTCTTCTATCATTTTATTCATGACTAAATACTATTAGTTTATTAGGATGATCGATGAGAAAAGAGATTTAAGAACACCATAAaaagatttataaaaataataaaaaaatactctaaattatctttttgtgtggTTTGGGACCAAATTATCTTATTTTCCGATGTGTCGACTCCAAAAAAAACAAAGTACTGAGAGTAGATCTCCGTTGATTTGGAATCCCCCCTACGCATCGAATAATCGATTAAGTTGGTTAGCACATTCCAACAAGCGTTATTCACGGGTGGAGCTCCACACAAAGTCAACGGTTTCACGGTCTCCACATGATCCTGCCAAAGTCAAATCAAGTCCAAGCCCCAGGCGACACGTTATCCTCGATCGAGATTCGAGTTCCACGTAACGTGGTTGACCAATCAACCAGATTTGCCAGGTTTCCATGTCTCTCGTTCCTGTTTCCAACCCTTGGGTTAAGTCAACGGGCAAGGTCTTGGGCTCGCAAACTTTTGACTGTAGCATGCCCACAATAATTTCTCATGTCTCCTTTGATCATACTAAATGGAATTATTTAGCTATACTTCTAAAAATTATCGATTTTATACATTTATATTCCTAAATTTAAATTTAGTGTCTGTAAAACTAATGTGACACGAAGATACGGATGATCGATATATTTATTGAGGATGATAGCTTCCTTAGTGGCATTCATGTAGCCGGACAAAGATGGAACAGGACGGATAGGTGCTTCTCTGGGAGAAGTCAAGATTTTTAATGCTGCAAATTTCCGGGAAGGTCTCGCAATTTATTATTTGCCTCTCTTCCTACAGCTTGATCTTTGAGCTCAAAACACCGATGTTTTCTTCTGTGAGAGGAACAGCAGAAAGAAATCATCTGCTTTGATTGATAAGACTGTGTTTTCTTTCTTTGTAACTGTCGAGAGAGAGGGGAGAACTGGTCAGCATATTCTTAGATGGTCAAGTCTTGTGTTTGAAAGTGTAGCTCGGTACACAAAGGAGGCTAAAAATAATCTAGAAGTGGGCATCTTCTTCATCCCTGTAAGCCTTAGCTTGTTAGATTGATGTCGCAATTGGAGGGAAAAGAAGGCAGATCTTTTCTTGGTTTGACCAACTTAAACAAGTGATCTTGCAGCGTAAGAAAGCGAGCAGAATTTGCCTCTCGTTTCTCCTTCCTTTTCATTGTTGTTGCGAGTAGAGGGAGGCCCAAGTTGGAATCTTTGACCTTCTCCTCCCACCTTCCTTAGCTGATTCAAACCCCCCATCTGTTGAATGAGTTGTTGCTATTTATGACGTTCCAGTTCTCTTGTTTAAGCCCGGGGATCGTAGCACGCCTCATGACCCCATAAAAACCCTTGCTTTGCACTCGGTTCTGATCAGATTGAGAGACTTGGAGAGGGGAGAAGGTAAAAGAGAGGCGCCAGagcccaagtttttttttttggaagaagCTAAATTGGGAGGAACAACGGAGGAAAGAAGTGGATTTGGGTGATTCTTATCCATACAAAGGCGCCGTTTTCTGTCTTAGATTTTCCAACGGGTTTTACCTTCCAAGCTTGATCCTTTAATTTCGTTGAGGGGTTTTGGAGGATTCCATCTTAGCTAGGCTTGGTTAGGTTAATCCCTGAAGAAAACGTTGAAAAGATCAGATCTTGATCGAAGAAATTGCTGAACTTTGATGGGGAATTGCTGCGCCGCCCCTGTTGATCCggagaagaagaaggcgaagaagaagaagaaaccgaacCCCTTTTCCACCGATGGCCACCACGGACCCACACCCAGCCTCGTCGTCCTCAAGGACTCCGCCGGCCGGGACATCCGGAGCCGGTACGACctcggccgggagctcggccgtgGGGAGTTCGGCATCACCTACCTCTGCACCGACAAGGACTCAGGGGACCTCTTCGCCTGCAAGTCCATCTCCAAGAAGAAGCTGCGGACCATCGTGGACATCGAGGATGTGAGGAGGGAGGTGGAGATCATGAGGCACTTGCCAAGCCACCCCAACATCGTGAGCCTCAGGGACACCTATGAGGACGACGCCGCTGTCCACCTGGTCATGGAGCTATGCGAAGGAGGGGAGCTGTTCGATCGGATCGTTGCGAGGGGGCATTACACCGAAAGGGCGGCCGCCATGGTCATCCGAACAATCGTCCAAGTGGTGCAGGTAGTTCCCCTTCCATtatctacttcttctttttgatTCTAAATTGGATCCCTGTTTTCCATTTGCTAATCCTTTTGATCATAGAATTCATCGACATTCTTGCTATTTTGTGCACTTGGATCTCctgagaatatatatacatatttgttgTGAAAGGACAatgttcttccttttttttacttTCTCTGTTGAGGAACTATTTATTTTATGCTGTGTAATCACCTCAAAAATTTGTTGATAAACCATTTGTGAACTTCTACGGCCCAAACTTGCAAAAcatttgtttctctttttttttcccggATCTTTAGCctccttttgttggtcctaattgCTCTCATTCATGAGAAAAATTGGGGGTACTCTGCTTGTTAGTGGCAGTTCCAGGTTGCATTCTGCTTAGGTTCAATGGCATAACATGTTCATTCAAGCTGGATTTGAACATTTTCATGCCTGAATTATGACTCGTCTATATATGTCGCTTGAAATACGATGCTTTTCGAAGCTGGATTTTAATGTTGGTATGACTAAAATCTTATCAAATTAGTTAATCTGCTGATATGTAATTATTTGCTCTATGCTGTCGCAGAATTGCCACATGCATGGGGTGATGCACCGAGACCTCAAGCCTGAGAACTTCTTGTTTGGAAACAAAAACGAAAATGCCCCTCTGAAAGCGATCGATTTTGGGTTGTCTGTATTTTTTAAACCAGGTATTACAATAATATGAAGAATATTTTGATGGTATCTTATCATGTTTTCCTCTTATTATCCTTCAGCATGAAACTCAAAATGCTTTTTGATACCTGAGTTGCTATAAGTTCATGAAAATTCATTCGCCGGTCATACCAGTTAATGGAGCAATAGTGTGTAGGTGATCTCATGATTTCTGACAGCTTTGCTGGTTTCATTTTTGCTGCACAGGTGAGCGCTTCACTGAGATAGTTGGCAGTCCTTACTACATGGCTCCGGAGGTTTTAAAGCGAAACTATGGCCCGGAAATTGATGTCTGGAGTGCAGGAGTTATCCTATACATCCTGCTTTGTGGTGTGCCACCATTTTGGGCAGGTAATTTTCTCCATTGAAAGCCAAAAGGAAGAGAATTCCAGGGACGGATAAAGTTTGAAATCATATCATTTGATACTTCATGCATTACCAATTGATGAACTGTACAGAGCTATATAGTCAAGTCCATATGATAATCCACTGAGCATCTGTTAGTTAATTAACATCCGGTGCTTATGCAGAAACGGAACAAGGCATTGCACAGGCAATTATTCGTTCTGTTATCGATTTTAGAAGAGACCCGTGGCCAAAGGTTTCTGATGCTGCCAAAGACCTTGTCAAACGAATGCTTGATCCAGATCCTAATAAACGTTTGACAGCTCAGGAAGTGCTTGGTAAATCTTCATTACCTACCTGTTCTTCATTAAGTATTGCTTGAACTGACATTTTTCTGTTTGACTAAATCATATTTGCTGTCCTTTCTAAAACGTACCAAGGACTTTAAGGAAAACAATCCTCCTATCATGCTTCCCAATAACATGAGGGAACCGAACCTATGAATAACAACATCCAGAAATGATTGTGTCCGGTAGGCAATCttcaatttcttttgtttttacaTCAAATAAAGTGTGCAATGCTGgataccaaaaacaaacttgtTGAATTCATCATATGACGAATAGCTTTTTGTCCTTTTCATGTAGGATGTTTTTTTACAATACTAATATACTGTTTCCTTCAACTTAGATTTAGACTTCACAAAAACTATTTGTGCAGTCTATTGGGTTTTATCTACATCTAAAGTAATTCATGTGGCATGTGCTTCATTCTTAGAAGTGTTTCCCTGCATTGCAGATCACCCGTGGTTGCAAAATGCCAAGAAGGCTCCCAACGTTAATCTTGGTGAAAGTGTTCGCGCAAGACTGCAGCAATTTTCAGTGatgaacaaatttaaaaagaaaGCTCTTAGGGTAAGAATCTGTTGCATGTATTAATGGACTTCTTATCCTCTTTAACACATCATCATAAGCAATCCTATGTGCATGGCCATGTTTATCGCAGAGTCATCCTTGTGATACACTTGATCAAGATTCACAACTTTTTATATATTCCTTGTCATCTGGCCAAATTTAATGCTGATACAATTGGAACTGCATTCCTGCAGGTGGTGGCTGAACATTTATCTGTGGAAGAGGTTGCTGATATAAAGGATATGTTTGAGAAGATAGACGTGAACAGCAAAGGGCAAATAACACTTGAGGAGCTAAAACATGGTTTGCACAAGCTTGAATACCCGATTTCTGATGCAGATCTCAAGATACTAATGGACGCAGTAAGTTTCTTCCTGAGcatttagtttttatttattatcctcTGTAAATTTGTACCTCAGCAAGGTAATCTCATGCTCAATTATTGGTTTAATTTGGTCTGTCATGGAATGTTAAGGGTATGAACATGTGATTTCGTGATTTTTGATATCTTGTTATGCTTgtttaggattttttttgttGATTGATATGAACATGACATTCCGAGATTAGATGCTAAATTGTATCATTCAATAATGCATGGTGTTTTGGTTGATTTCTCAATAAGCTTGAAGAGTTTAGCTGTGCAGAGATTATTCTGCAAAAGCAGACCCTGCTATGGTGCCCAAGTGTAGCATACAACAGATGCGAGTGCTGAACATGAATACTTACTCTTGCTATTTTAAACTTGTTGACCTTCTTCATGACAGGCCGATGCCGATGGAAACGGCTCTCTGAACTATAGAGAATTTGTTGCTGTCTCTATCCACATAAGAAAGATCGGAAATGATGAGCACCTGCACAAGGCCTTTCGATATTTTGATCGAAATAATACTGGATACATAGAAATTGAAGAGCTCAGTGACTGTTTGGCTGATGAATTGGGTCCAAACCATGAAGAAGTGATTAACGCCATTATTCGCGATGTAGACACCGACAAGGTCAGTTTTATACTTATATGTTAGCTTCCAGTTGTAGCTCTATTTTTTCCCATTTCCTTTTATATTCTGTCTCTTTTCCTctcaatataaaaagaaaaagccTTCTCAAGGTGTAAAAATATACCTATTCTAGTTTGTAGAATGTAAACATAGATCTAAAATGAAGATTTTGGTAGTTTTCCTTATCAGAAGGCTATCGGTCGACAACTTTCTAGATGAATGATAAGTAGGAAAAGTGCATCGTGCTTAGACAGTTCTCATGGTAAAACactaacaagttgaaattttcttcttcttttcttcaatttCAGGATGGGAAAATAAGCTACGAGGAGTTTGCCATGATGATGAAAGCGGGTACGGATTGGAGGAAGGCATCAAGGCAGTATTCCAGGGAACGATTCAGTAACCTAAGCTCAAAACTGATGAAGGATGGATCTTTGCAGTTGAAAAGCGAGGATAGATGAGAACTGAACAGACATATATTTGCG
The DNA window shown above is from Musa acuminata AAA Group cultivar baxijiao chromosome BXJ2-4, Cavendish_Baxijiao_AAA, whole genome shotgun sequence and carries:
- the LOC135609973 gene encoding photosystem II 5 kDa protein, chloroplastic-like codes for the protein MASLTMMASFLGGTISIPGRPSIRRRTGQGLAVAQAAAKNRDVAQPNPEARGDGEREGRRAVMLAAAAAAACAIGQGIANAEEEPKPGTPEAKKKYAPICVTMPTAKICRK
- the LOC135609974 gene encoding calcium-dependent protein kinase 20-like encodes the protein MGNCCAAPVDPEKKKAKKKKKPNPFSTDGHHGPTPSLVVLKDSAGRDIRSRYDLGRELGRGEFGITYLCTDKDSGDLFACKSISKKKLRTIVDIEDVRREVEIMRHLPSHPNIVSLRDTYEDDAAVHLVMELCEGGELFDRIVARGHYTERAAAMVIRTIVQVVQNCHMHGVMHRDLKPENFLFGNKNENAPLKAIDFGLSVFFKPGERFTEIVGSPYYMAPEVLKRNYGPEIDVWSAGVILYILLCGVPPFWAETEQGIAQAIIRSVIDFRRDPWPKVSDAAKDLVKRMLDPDPNKRLTAQEVLDHPWLQNAKKAPNVNLGESVRARLQQFSVMNKFKKKALRVVAEHLSVEEVADIKDMFEKIDVNSKGQITLEELKHGLHKLEYPISDADLKILMDAADADGNGSLNYREFVAVSIHIRKIGNDEHLHKAFRYFDRNNTGYIEIEELSDCLADELGPNHEEVINAIIRDVDTDKDGKISYEEFAMMMKAGTDWRKASRQYSRERFSNLSSKLMKDGSLQLKSEDR